The Triticum aestivum cultivar Chinese Spring chromosome 3A, IWGSC CS RefSeq v2.1, whole genome shotgun sequence genome includes a region encoding these proteins:
- the LOC123058321 gene encoding translation initiation factor IF-2, translating to MLAANGTTPRVLPAPHFAAARQKPATGPPRDGSGPKRPEQPLAPEALPLDPTGSGERHPAAIRTPPRLLRFLHSGEPHRQRAPAQPRRTTPRNHHRPWSSPPTAFFTRSNGDLPDLEYLGLFPSFPVRSVAGSPPLPLETDGSGGSRPDPHLRGLLRSSPTSSRRRLAMDPARAGARGGC from the exons ATGCTCGCAGCCAACGGGACGACGCCACgcgtcctccccgcgccccacttcgccgcggcccgGCAGAAGCCCGCAACCGGCCCGCCCCGAGATGGATCTGGGCCCAAGCGCCCCGAGCAGCCGCTTGCGCCCGAGGCTCTCCCGCTCGATCCCACTGGATCAGGAGAGCGCCACCCCGCCGCCATCCGTACGCCGCCGCGCCTCCTGCGGTTTCTTCACTCCGGCGAGCCCCATCGCCAACGAGCTCCTGCTCAGCCTCGCAGGACCACCCCCAG GAACCACCACCGCCCGTGGAGCTCGCCCCCGACCGCGTTCTTCACCCGATCCAATGGGGATCTGCCGGATCTGGAGTACCTCGGCCTATTCCCGTCCTTCCCGGTCAGATCCGTCGCCGGATCTCCACCACTGCCGCTGGAAACGGACGGATCAGGCGGATCCCGTCCGGATccgcacctccggggcctccttcGCTCCTCCCCGACGTCAAGCCGACGCCGCCTTGCCATGGATCCTGCTCGTGCGGGAGCACGAGGAGGATGTTGA